Proteins encoded together in one Lathyrus oleraceus cultivar Zhongwan6 chromosome 5, CAAS_Psat_ZW6_1.0, whole genome shotgun sequence window:
- the LOC127080208 gene encoding uncharacterized protein LOC127080208: protein MGGKEPSEGGAFASLRCFKCGEVGHHIVECMSTLVTYLKCREPRHDIAECSRNVMTCFNNGEPGHISYKCSKPKNSLDIAQGSSKVFSLSGVEVSRSDNLIQGTHFINNASLITIIDASVKHSFISLNCATKLSLVVSSMSDSMVIDTLTYGLVTNSSVCLNFPLTIYGRKFRVDLICLPLSRLNVILEMI from the coding sequence ATGGGTGGAAAAGAGCCAAGTGAAGGAGGGGCGTTTGCTTCTCTTAGGTGCTTCAAGTGTGGAGAAGTTGGTCATCATATTGTTGAGTGCATGAGCACACTTGTGACTTATCTCAAGTGTAGGGAGCCAAGGCATGATATTGCTGAGTGTAGCAGAAATGTCATGACTTGTTTCAATAATGGAGAACCTGGTCATATCAGTTATAAGTGTTCAAAGCCAAAAAATTCTCTAGATATCGCACAAGGTAGTAGCAAGGTGTTTTCTCTAAGTGGGGTTGAGGTCTCGAGATCTGATAACTTGATTCAAGGCACACATTTCATTAATAACGCGTCTTTGATTACTATTATTGACGCAAGTGTGAAACATTCATTTATATCTCTTAATTGTGCAACTAAGTTGAGTTTGGTTGTGTCTTCTATGAGTGATAGCATGGTCATTGATACCCTAACCTATGGTTTGGTGACTAATTCATCAGTTTGTTTGAACTTCCCTCTAACTATTTATGGTAGAAAGTTTAGAGTTGACTTGATCTGCTTGCCTTTGAGTCGACTCAATGTTATTTTGGAGATGATCTAG
- the LOC127083898 gene encoding protein NRT1/ PTR FAMILY 5.6 → MDQEKEKRKQSSREEKSEQEKFVYDGSVDYKGQVPRRASTGVWIASLFVLTIEFSERVSFFGIASNLISYLTKVMHEDLKTAAKNVNYWTGTTTLMPLIGGFLADAYTGRFPMVLFSSLVYLMGLSLLTMSQYIPSLKPCNTKTCLQPRKLHEVVFFLSLYCISLGTGGHKPCLESFGADQFDEDHVEERKKKMSFFNWWNFALCFALLLGATVIVYVQDFVSWGAACLILTILMALCIIAFYVGKPFYRYRRPQGNTLKPILQVLVAAIRKRKLSCPSNPDLLYEVPKSDNSQGRLLSNTNNLRFLDKAAIIEDTQIDKKRNPWRLTTVTRVEETKLILNLIPIWLTSLTTGICLAQGSTLFVKQAASMNLKLSDSFTIPPASVSAAAAIGTIIFVPIYDRIIVPSMRKITGNERGISILKRISIGLTFSVIVMIVAALVEAKRLRMHEQEKTMRLSVFWLVPQCFILGFGDAFSLVGLQEYFYDQVPDSMRSLGMALYLSVIGVGSFLSSFLIIIVDYVTEKNGKSWFGKDINSSRLDKYYWMLAIINALNLCAYIFIAKRYTYKSVERRGNEINGCESDGVEMIT, encoded by the exons ATGGATCAAGAGAAAGAGAAGAGAAAGCAAAGTTCAAGAGAAGAAAAAAGTGAACAGGAGAAATTTGTTTATGATGGTTCTGTGGATTATAAAGGCCAAGTTCCTCGTCGTGCTTCAACTGGTGTTTGGATAGCTTCTCTCTTTGTCCTAA CAATTGAATTTAGTGAAAGAGTGAGCTTTTTTGGAATAGCATCAAATCTGATATCCTATCTTACTAAGGTGATGCATGAAGATCTGAAAACAGCAGCGAAGAATGTAAACTACTGGACAGGAACAACAACCTTAATGCCTCTGATTGGTGGATTTCTTGCCGATGCTTACACTGGTCGATTTCCTATGGTCTTGTTTTCTTCCCTTGTTTACCTCATG GGATTAAGTCTATTGACAATGTCTCAATACATTCCAAGTTTAAAGCCATGCAACACAAAGACATGTCTTCAGCCACGAAAGCTTCATGAAGTAGTTTTCTTCCTTTCCCTTTACTGCATCTCCTTGGGTACTGGAGGACACAAACCATGCTTAGAAAGCTTCGGAGCCGATCAATTCGACGAAGATCACGTCGAAGAAAGGAAGAAGAAGATGTCTTTCTTCAATTGGTGGAACTTCGCACTGTGTTTTGCATTGCTGCTTGGTGCAACTGTGATTGTTTATGTTCAAGATTTTGTTAGCTGGGGAGCTGCTTGTCTTATTTTAACAATACTTATGGCTTTATGTATCATAGCTTTCTATGTTGGGAAGCCATTTTATAGGTATAGAAGGCCACAAGGAAACACTCTAAAACCAATTTTACAGGTCCTAGTTGCAGCTATAAGGAAAAGGAAATTATCTTGTCCTTCAAATCCTGATTTGTTGTATGAAGTTCCAAAGTCGGATAACTCCCAAGGGAGGCTTCTTTCAAATACTAACAACCTAAG GTTTCTTGACAAGGCTGCAATAATAGAAGATACACAAATTGATAAAAAAAGGAATCCATGGAGATTAACAACAGTGACAAGAGTGGAAGAAACAAAGCTTATTCTGAACCTAATTCCCATATGGTTAACATCATTAACAACAGGAATATGTTTAGCACAAGGTTCAACACTCTTTGTAAAACAAGCAGCTTCTATGAACTTAAAGCTTAGTGACAGTTTCACAATCCCACCGGCTTCTGTTTCCGCTGCGGCAGCTATTGGAACCATTATATTTGTTCCTATTTATGATAGGATTATTGTTCCGAGTATGAGAAAAATCACTGGTAATGAAAGAGGAATCAGCATACTTAAAAGAATTTCCATTGGCTTAACATTTTCAGTTATAGTTATGATTGTTGCAGCTTTAGTAGAAGCTAAGAGACTTAGAATGCATGAACAAGAAAAGACTATGAGACTGAGTGTATTTTGGTTAGTACCTCAATGTTTTATTCTTGGCTTTGGTGATGCATTTTCTCTTGTTGGTTTACAAGAGTATTTCTATGACCAAGTTCCTGATTCAATGAGAAGCTTAGGAATGGCTTTATATCTTAGTGTGATTGGAGTTGGAAGTTTCTTAAGCAGTTTCTTAATCATTATTGTGGATTATGTGACAGAAAAGAATGGAAAAAGTTGGTTTGGGAAGGATATAAATTCAAGTCGTTTGGATAAGTATTATTGGATGTTGGCAATTATTAATGCTTTGAATTTGTGTGCCTATATTTTTATAGCAAAGAGGTATACTTATAAGAGTGTAGAGAGGAGAGGTAATGAAATTAATGGTTGTGAGAGTGATGGGGTAGAGATGATCACATGA
- the LOC127080209 gene encoding uncharacterized mitochondrial protein AtMg00810-like, with product MFVKEKDGKLMIAQIYVDDIVFGGMSIEKVQHFVKQMQSEFEVSLVGELTYFLGLQVKHMDDSIFISQSKYAKNIMKKFVMENDSHKMTPSPTHLKLSKDEKGINVDQSLYRSMIGSLLCLTTSKLDITFVVGVCARYQVEPKMSHINQVKRILKYINGTSDYGMLYSHGSNSILVGYCDADWAGNADDRKNTLGGCFFLGNNLISWFSK from the coding sequence ATGTTTGTTAAGGAGAAGGATGGCAAACTCATGATtgctcagatatatgtggatgacattgtgtttggtgggatgtcaatTGAGAAGGTTCAACATTTTGTAAAGcagatgcaatctgaatttgagGTGAGTCTTGTTGGTGAATTAACTTATTTTCTTGGTCTTCAAGTGAAGCATATGGATGATTCTATCTTCATCTCTCAAAGtaagtatgccaagaacataaTGAAGAAGTTTGTTATGGAGAATGATAGTCACAAGATGACACCTTCACCTACTCATTTGAAGTTATCTAAAGATGAAAAAGGTATTAATGTGGATCAAAGTTTATACAGGAGCATGATTGGTAGCCTGTTATGCCTTACAACTAGCAAACTTGACATCAcatttgttgtaggtgtttgtgcaAGATATCAAGTTGAGCCCAAAATGAGTCACATCAATCAAGTGAAGAGGATTCTGAAGTACATCAATGGTACAAGTGACTATGGCATGTTATACTCTCATGGATCTAATTCCATACTTGTagggtattgtgatgcagattgggcaggtaatgctgatgataggaaaaacACTTTAGGAGGTTGCTTCTTCTTAGGAAACAATCTtatatcttggttcagcaagtAG